AATTTTGACAATATGATTCAAATTCCGGGCGTGGTCGAAACATCGAATGATGTGACCGTTTCGGCGCTAAGTGCTGGCATTTTGCAATACGTTGCTCCCGTTGGCAAATACGTTTCTGCCGGAGAAACCGTCGCTATTGTGGATCCTGCCGTAGCCGAAGCCGCTTTGTCCCAAGCCAAAGCCGCGCTGAGTGCTGCCGAAGCCGCTGTAGCCAATGCAGAAGCACAACTCCGACTTGCCGAAGATGCCTTCCGCAGACAAGAACCCCTCTACCGCGACTCCATTATTTCTGCCCTCGAATTCGAGGGCGTCAAAACCCGGCTCGCCGCAGCCAAAGCCGTCGTAAACCAAACCAATGCAGGAAAAGCACAAGCACAAGCTGCCATCTCTCTTGCCCAAAAACAATTGTCCAATACCCGTGTGGTTGCACCATTTTCTGGAAAAATAGAGCGCAAACTGGCTGAGGTGGGATCTACTGCTGCGCCAGGATCACCGATCGTCCAGATCGTGAATGCCGGAAATGTAAAGATAACAGGGGGGGTATCGGAGAAGTATGCTGCAACTGTTAGACTCGGAACGAATGCCTTTGTCCGGTTTCCAACACTCGGAAACCAAGAAACCATTGGCAGTATCAGTTTTATCGGGACCAATGTCAACCCTACCAGCCGCACCTTCCCCATCGAAATTCAGGTGGCCAATCCAGATGGTTTGTTAAAGCCACAAATGACCGCCCAAATCTTTATCAATAACGAGACCATTGGAAACGTGATTGTGATTCCGGAAACGGCCATCATGCGCGACGAAGAAGGTACAAGTGTTTTTATTGCCAAACCCGAAGGCCGGAAAAAAGTGGCCAAACGGGTCAGTATCTCCATCGGACCTTCTCAAGAGGGGAAAACGGTGGTGTTTTCTGGTATTAATGCAGGCGATGAAGTGGTCACCAATGGACAAAACAACGTGTCTGAAGGTGATCTTTTAGAAGTCGTTAAGGGTTAAGCGCCCAACATGCTCTTTTTCCTCACTGATAATCCTTAACATACAATGATTGCAGACTGGGCCGTTAAAAACCGCATTACCGTTCTCGTGTTGACGGTTTTGCTTACCATCTGGGGCTTCTATGCCTATTTCTCCGTTCCGAAGGAAGCCCAACCCTCTATCAAAATCCCTAACATTTTTGTTACGGTTGTGTATCCGGGTGTAAGTCCCGACGATATGGAGGCCTTGGTTTCACAGCCATTAGAGCGTGAAATACAAAGCATCAGTGGAATCAAGGAACTACGCTCCACCTCCGGCGAAGGGGTTACATCGGTCAATATCCAATTTGAACCCAATGTACCCATCGAAGATGCTTATCAAAAGGTGCGCGACCGGGTGAATATCGCAAAATCCAAATTACCTTCCGATATTCAAGAACCTATTGTTCGGGAAATCAACATCTCGGAATTGCCTGTTATCACCGTTAACCTCGCCGCAGGGTATTCCTTGTCAAAATTAAAAGATGTTGCAGACAAATTAAAAGACGAATTTGAGGGCGTACCAGGTGTTTTGGAAGTTGAGTTGATTGGCGCATTGGAGCGAGAAATGCAAATTAATGTAGACCTTGCAAAACTGCAATCGTATAACCTCTCCTTTCAAGATGTCGCTGGTGCTATTCAGGGAGAAAACCTAACCATTCCGGGAGGGTCGGTGGACGTAGATCGCCTCAACTACCTTGTTCGGGTGAATGGTGAAATGAAGAGTGAAGCCCAATTGGAAAACCTGATCGTTAAAGTCCCCGAACCACAAGGCCCCATTGCCCGCCCATCACCAATTTATTTGCGCGATGTAGCCGATGTAACCTACGGATTTAAAGACCGTACCACCTATTCTCGACTTCGCATCATTCATCCCGATGAAGGGGGCGTGGGCGGAACCGTCAAATCAAAAGATGGGAAACCCTTGCAAGTGATTTCGCTTCAGGTAAAAAAGCGTTCTGGCGCAAACATCATCGAGACAGTGGATGGCCTGAAAGAGAAAATTAAAACCGCCAACCTACCCAACGGTACATTTGTGGTTTATACCGGCGACAATTCCGAGTTCGTCCGCAATTTGGTGGAAGAACTTCAAAACAACTTGGTAGCAGGGATTTTCTTTGTGGTGATGGCCTTGGTCTTTTTCTTAGGAATTCGTGCTTCTATGCTGGTGGCTATTTCGATTCCACTTTCCATGCTTATGAGTTTCGCCGTTTTCCAAGTCATGGGACTCACCCTTAACTTTATCGTCCTATTTAGCCTGATCATTGCCTTAGGTCTTTTGGCAGACAATGCCATTGTGGTGGTAGAAAATATTTACCGCTTCCGAGAAATGGGGTACGAAAAATTTGAGGCTGCTCGTTTGGCAACCCGTGAAGTAACAGGGCCCGTTATTTATGCCACCCTTACTACCCTAGCGGCTTTTTTCCCCATGCTGTTTTGGCCAGGTGTGATCGGCAAGTTTATGAGCTACTTGCCCTTGACCCTCATTATCACCCTCTCCACATCGCTGTTTGTAGCATTGGTCATGAATCCAGTCATTACCGCTTACTTGGTTCGCTTAGACAATGAACCAAAAGCGATTCCACCCAAGTGGATCAATTATGTCACCTACATTGCCGTTTCCTCTCTAACGATTCTGATGCTCATTATTAATTGGGTAACGGTACCGGTCTTAATCGCTCTCTCCTTGTTGCTTTTCACCTTTACCCGTTATTTCTTGGTCCCCGTTAGCGATTTTATTATTAATAAGCAGTTTCCACGATATTTGGTAAAGTATAAAGGGTGGCTTGAACTAATGATGCAACGGGATTATCAGGTAAAATATGCCCTCTTACGAAATACCTTTACCTTAACAAGTTTTACCCTTGGGTTTATTTTACTTATTGTGGGCTCTCTACTCACGATCGGAGAACCAGTCTATGGCGGGTTTACCCTTGCACAAGTGGTTTTCATGTTGCCCGCCGGGATCATTTTTCTAATAGGGGTTTTGGGAATCTTCTTTCATACCTTCGAGATCATGATTCGCGGCGGAAAAACCACCATTGCCCTCAGCTGGAAAACGGCGATCGCCATGTTGGTGGTATTTTTAATTGCTTGGTTACGTACCGATTTTGAAAAACCTGATGCCAGCGAGCAATTAGTTAGAACGGCCTTATCCCTATCTATCACCCCCATTTTAATGCTCATTTTTGGTATTATTGGGTTTGTTTTAAAATCTGAACGGCCTTTGATTCTTACGGATAACCGCGCCATTGTCCTCAACCTAACCTTTGGATTGTTCTTTGGCATCTTTATGGTGTATGCGATCGCACCAACGGGCGTCGCATTTTTCCCTTCTACCGATCCCCGCCAAGTGACCGTAAACCTACAAGGAGGAATTGGCACCAATGTCCAGACCAGTAATAAGATGGCACAAAAGGCGGAATCAAAAATTGAACGTCTGATCAATAAGGATCCGCTCGCTGCCGAAAACATAAAAAACTATCAGACTGGCGTCGGTACTGCTGGCGGACAAGAATCATTTTTTGGCGGGGGGGGAAGCCCACAAAACTCATTTGTCACCATTAATATGGTGGATTATGGAGATCGGGGAGAATCCTCAAAGAACACGCTCACAAAACTTCGTGACGTGGTCAGAAGTATTCCTGGTGCATTGTTAAAGTTTACGGCTCCCAGCAACGGACCACCTACTGGTGCGCCTGTCAATATAGAAGTTTCTGGTCCGGATTTTGACGAGATTGTCCGGATTAGTCATGATTTGAAGTTTAAACTAAGCCGTGCCGCCGAGAAAAAACAAATTGATGGTCTGGTAGACGTGCGGGATAACCTCAATTCGGGACGCCCAGAAGTACGTGTTAAGATAGACCGTGAACGGGCACAACAATACAAGTTATCTACGGGCCAAATTGCAAGCACTATTAGGAGCGCCATCAATGGTACAGAAGCCAGTAAATTCCGGGACGGCGAAGATGAGTATGACATCACCGTTAGACTCCGCCCCGAAGACCGAAGTGCACTTGAAAGCATCCAAAATTTAACCCTACCCGTCAACGTGGGCGGAAATCCCAATAACCGCCGACAACTACCGCTTTCGGCTGTTGCTACACTTGAAGTGGGCGCCGGATTAGGCTCAATTACCCGATTAGATGGCCGCCGCGTGGTAACCGTTTCAGGGGATGCCGCTCCTGGATATAGCGGACCCGAGGTTTTGAGTAAAGTCACGACTTTTCTGGCCGATTACAAGGTAAAAAAAGGGTATGTCCTGAATTTTACCGGGGAGAATAAAGACCAACAAGAAAGTTTTGGCTTTCTTTCTATCGCTCTTTTTATGGGCGTTGCCTTGATTTTTCTTCTTCTGGTTATGGAATTCAGAAATATCCGAGGTCCATTGGTCATCATGATCGGTATGGGCCTTTCCCTTATTGGCGTTATGCTTGGTCTTATTCTGACCCGATCTCCTTTTGGATTAATGACCTTTATCGCCTTGATTAGTTTATCAGGACTTGTGGTTAACCACACGATCGTTCTGATTGACTTCGCCCTAAAAAGAGAAGAAGAAGGCGAAACTTCGCACGATGCCATCATTGAGGCGGGCGTCATCCGAACCCGCCCCATCTTTTTGACCATTATCACTTCGGTTATTGGGTTGTTCCCTTTGGTTTTTGGCTTAAATATTGACTTTGTGGGCCTTTTCACCCATGCCGATCCAGGCTTTCAGTTTGGCTCCGAAAATGGTCAATTTTGGCTCCCGATGAACGTAGCGCTGATCAGTGGTTCCATTTTCTCCATTTTCCTCACCCTATATGTGGCTCCAGTAATGTACAATGCCTTTACCTCCATTGCGAATCGGGTGGTAGCAGGCTTTAAAGTTATTGAAACAGCCGAACCCTTCCATCCTGGAGTCAGCGGCGATGGTGCCGTAAAAATGGATAGGGGAACCCAAGTGGTAGACAAGTCCGTTTAAACCCAAGAACGATAAAATCGTTTCGCAAGGCTGTTCCAAACCAAGGAACAGCCTTTATTGTTTACGTCATTTTCCTTTACGGCATAACAATCGTTCAATATCTTGGACTATCTTTAAACAGGAAAAGCGATGACGGCCAAACTCCCTCTTTCGGGCATTTTAATCTTAGATTTTACCCACGTTATTATGGGCCCTGCCTGTTCGCAAATATTAGCGGACATGGGTGCAGAAGTGATCCATATTGAGCCACCACACGGAAATAGTACCCGGTATTTAAGTGGTATGGGTGCTGGTTATTTCCCCTTTTATAGCCGAAATAAAAAAAGTCTGGCCATAGATATCAAGCATCCTACTGGCAGAGAAATCGTGTATGCCCTCATTAAAAAAGCAGATGTACTGGTAGAAAACTTCGGCCCTGGGACTATGAGCCGTTTAGGTTATGGCTATCAGGACGCCGCTGCCATCAACAACCGCTTGGTCTATACAGAACTCAAAGGTTTCTTGTCTGGACCCTATGAAAATAGGCAGGCCATGGATGAACTGATTCAGATGATGAGTGGAATTGCCTATATGACAGGCCCTCCCGGACAACCACTTCGGGCGGGAATTTCGGTTGTGGATATCGCTGGTGGCATGTTTGCCGCAATGGGTACTTTACTGGCACTCTATGAAAGAAAAGAAACAGGCACCGGAAAGCATGTTAAAAGCGCCCTTTTCGAGTCGGCGGTGTATATGATGGGGCAATTTATGGCGGCTTCGGCCATCTTACAACAACCGATGCCTCCGATGCCCGCCCGTACCAATGCGTGGAGTATTTATAATTCTTTTCGTACAGCCGATGATCAAATAGTTTTCTTGGCCATTATTTCCGAAAAGCATTGGGAACGATTTTGTAAAGCTTTCGATAAGGAAGACTGGCTCAAAAACGAAGAACTAAATACCAATAACAAGCGCTTAGACTCACCTTGGTTCTTCAATGAGATTACCCGCTTAATTTCTAATCTGACCAAGAATGAGGTTTTGGAGAAATGTACTTTATTTGATTTGCCTTTTGCTCCTGTCAACACAACAGAAGACCTTTTCTTAGACCCACACCTTAATGCTGGTGACGGTATGCTACACACCCAACTTCCACACAACCTTTCAGCAAACCTACCACGCTTACCCTTTGAATATGGAGATCAAACATTTGGACTGAGATATCACCCACCAACCATTGGTGAGCATACGTTCGAGGTATTAAACTCTGTGGGAATAGGATTCGCGCAACTGGAGCTTTTGATTTTAGATGGAATTATCGCGGGTAGTTAATAGATAAAAAAATAGCCCCCCAACGCTTTTGCATTAGGAGGCCCCTTTAACAATACCTCATCAAACCGACTGATGAAGCATGAGATGATGATTTCCAAAATTTAAACGAACCATGTACTTACTTCAATAGGGTCATCCGGCCCATTTGTGTAACTTTGCCAGTGGTTAATTCGGCTGTCACACGGTAGAGATAAGTTCCTGATTGCAAAGATGCAGCATTGACGTTCATGGTTTGATTTGCACCACCTTGGAAGGCCATTTTAGGCATTTCCATGACCAGACGCCCCTGAATGTCATATACCTGAATACCCACTAAGGCATTACCGGGTAAATCAAAACTGATCTTGGTAGAAGGATTAAACGGGTTCGGGTAGTTGCCTTTAACGGCGAATTCAGCAGGAAGTTCCACTTCACCTTCAGTTGCCGTTACTGGGCCGCGTTTGAAATTAACTTTATTTGAATTGCTGGCCACTGCAGAATTCACCCCATCGTTTACTAATACACGGTGGTAGAACGTTGCGGTAGCACCACCAGCAATTTTAAAAGTGTTTTTCAACAACGCATTCAAATCACCAGTGGTGATGGAAAAACTCGTCGCTGAAGCAGCATCTTTTACATACGTAGCACTACCTAACGGAAAGGTCGGATCCGTAGAAAGTTGCCATGTATATTTTAAAGGGTCATTTTCTGCATCCGTTGCAGCATTCCACGAAACAGTAAGGGTACTGGTTGGAGCACCTTCCACTACAACAGTGGCATCATTCGTTGGAATAAGACCAGCAATTGCAGATGGACGCGCATTCACAACGCCACGAGTAAGTTCAACCGTTGCAGCAGTACCCAGCGTGGTATTTACCCCATCCGAGGCATTAGCACGATGGTAAACTGTTACTTTTCCACCCTTTGCCACCCCAGCAGCAGCGAGGATATCATCCACTTGCTTAAAGGTAAGGGTTACTTTGGTGTCTGCTGTAGTTGCCGAATTTAAGATGGTCGTAAATGCTGCATCGGTAGCCAGTTGCCAAGTATAAGAAACGGCTTTTCCATCTGGATCCGTAGAAGCAGACCATGTTGGCGAAATTGTGTCGGTTGGCTGACCTGCTACCGTTACTTGAGCGCCATTCGCAGGACTCGTGATCGAGGTCTGGGTAGGAGCACCATTTACTTTCACTGTCCCGCTGATTGCCGGATTTATGGTCGTGGCCGCAAAGGCTTTGTCCAAAATGGTCAATTCTTCCAGAGTAACCGTTCCCGACTTTCCGGTCGCAACCCCACTATTAATGCTTAAGGGAATGTTTGCCAAAAATCCACCACCCGTTACCGAATTACTGGTTTGGCTTGCACTGTTCAACGCAACCGAAAGGGTAATCGTTGTTTTGGTTCCACTGGTTGTAATTATTTCGAGACCAGCACCGTTGAAAATCGTCCCACCATTTTGCGTTAAGAGATTCGCCTGGTTGGACTTCGTCCCTTTCAGACCAATTGTTTGCGCTGTGTAGGTGAAAAACGTATTATCAAACGAGACCTTGATCTCGAATGCAATGGCATTGGTCACATTGGAAGCATGTACCTCAACATTGTGGGTATCTCCACCTTTGAGGTTGCTTTCAACACTTCGCAAGGCTTGATCACCTGCTTTCAAATCAAAGTCAATAGAGCCTCCGACCTGTGCGCGGCTGATCCCAACCAAAGCAAAAAGTGCCAGTACATATACGTGAATCTTGATCAATTTCATTTTTTTCCTCTATCCTTTTTTTTGGTTCTATCCCGGTTTCATGCT
Above is a genomic segment from Bacteroidetes Order II. bacterium containing:
- a CDS encoding CoA transferase, which translates into the protein MTAKLPLSGILILDFTHVIMGPACSQILADMGAEVIHIEPPHGNSTRYLSGMGAGYFPFYSRNKKSLAIDIKHPTGREIVYALIKKADVLVENFGPGTMSRLGYGYQDAAAINNRLVYTELKGFLSGPYENRQAMDELIQMMSGIAYMTGPPGQPLRAGISVVDIAGGMFAAMGTLLALYERKETGTGKHVKSALFESAVYMMGQFMAASAILQQPMPPMPARTNAWSIYNSFRTADDQIVFLAIISEKHWERFCKAFDKEDWLKNEELNTNNKRLDSPWFFNEITRLISNLTKNEVLEKCTLFDLPFAPVNTTEDLFLDPHLNAGDGMLHTQLPHNLSANLPRLPFEYGDQTFGLRYHPPTIGEHTFEVLNSVGIGFAQLELLILDGIIAGS
- a CDS encoding efflux RND transporter permease subunit, with the protein product MIADWAVKNRITVLVLTVLLTIWGFYAYFSVPKEAQPSIKIPNIFVTVVYPGVSPDDMEALVSQPLEREIQSISGIKELRSTSGEGVTSVNIQFEPNVPIEDAYQKVRDRVNIAKSKLPSDIQEPIVREINISELPVITVNLAAGYSLSKLKDVADKLKDEFEGVPGVLEVELIGALEREMQINVDLAKLQSYNLSFQDVAGAIQGENLTIPGGSVDVDRLNYLVRVNGEMKSEAQLENLIVKVPEPQGPIARPSPIYLRDVADVTYGFKDRTTYSRLRIIHPDEGGVGGTVKSKDGKPLQVISLQVKKRSGANIIETVDGLKEKIKTANLPNGTFVVYTGDNSEFVRNLVEELQNNLVAGIFFVVMALVFFLGIRASMLVAISIPLSMLMSFAVFQVMGLTLNFIVLFSLIIALGLLADNAIVVVENIYRFREMGYEKFEAARLATREVTGPVIYATLTTLAAFFPMLFWPGVIGKFMSYLPLTLIITLSTSLFVALVMNPVITAYLVRLDNEPKAIPPKWINYVTYIAVSSLTILMLIINWVTVPVLIALSLLLFTFTRYFLVPVSDFIINKQFPRYLVKYKGWLELMMQRDYQVKYALLRNTFTLTSFTLGFILLIVGSLLTIGEPVYGGFTLAQVVFMLPAGIIFLIGVLGIFFHTFEIMIRGGKTTIALSWKTAIAMLVVFLIAWLRTDFEKPDASEQLVRTALSLSITPILMLIFGIIGFVLKSERPLILTDNRAIVLNLTFGLFFGIFMVYAIAPTGVAFFPSTDPRQVTVNLQGGIGTNVQTSNKMAQKAESKIERLINKDPLAAENIKNYQTGVGTAGGQESFFGGGGSPQNSFVTINMVDYGDRGESSKNTLTKLRDVVRSIPGALLKFTAPSNGPPTGAPVNIEVSGPDFDEIVRISHDLKFKLSRAAEKKQIDGLVDVRDNLNSGRPEVRVKIDRERAQQYKLSTGQIASTIRSAINGTEASKFRDGEDEYDITVRLRPEDRSALESIQNLTLPVNVGGNPNNRRQLPLSAVATLEVGAGLGSITRLDGRRVVTVSGDAAPGYSGPEVLSKVTTFLADYKVKKGYVLNFTGENKDQQESFGFLSIALFMGVALIFLLLVMEFRNIRGPLVIMIGMGLSLIGVMLGLILTRSPFGLMTFIALISLSGLVVNHTIVLIDFALKREEEGETSHDAIIEAGVIRTRPIFLTIITSVIGLFPLVFGLNIDFVGLFTHADPGFQFGSENGQFWLPMNVALISGSIFSIFLTLYVAPVMYNAFTSIANRVVAGFKVIETAEPFHPGVSGDGAVKMDRGTQVVDKSV
- a CDS encoding efflux RND transporter periplasmic adaptor subunit, which gives rise to MKHFQYVVILPVSLMLAFVFSACNQGNKPASTAENSTELTSAMIPVETLLAGAGNFDNMIQIPGVVETSNDVTVSALSAGILQYVAPVGKYVSAGETVAIVDPAVAEAALSQAKAALSAAEAAVANAEAQLRLAEDAFRRQEPLYRDSIISALEFEGVKTRLAAAKAVVNQTNAGKAQAQAAISLAQKQLSNTRVVAPFSGKIERKLAEVGSTAAPGSPIVQIVNAGNVKITGGVSEKYAATVRLGTNAFVRFPTLGNQETIGSISFIGTNVNPTSRTFPIEIQVANPDGLLKPQMTAQIFINNETIGNVIVIPETAIMRDEEGTSVFIAKPEGRKKVAKRVSISIGPSQEGKTVVFSGINAGDEVVTNGQNNVSEGDLLEVVKG
- a CDS encoding SusE domain-containing protein, giving the protein MKLIKIHVYVLALFALVGISRAQVGGSIDFDLKAGDQALRSVESNLKGGDTHNVEVHASNVTNAIAFEIKVSFDNTFFTYTAQTIGLKGTKSNQANLLTQNGGTIFNGAGLEIITTSGTKTTITLSVALNSASQTSNSVTGGGFLANIPLSINSGVATGKSGTVTLEELTILDKAFAATTINPAISGTVKVNGAPTQTSITSPANGAQVTVAGQPTDTISPTWSASTDPDGKAVSYTWQLATDAAFTTILNSATTADTKVTLTFKQVDDILAAAGVAKGGKVTVYHRANASDGVNTTLGTAATVELTRGVVNARPSAIAGLIPTNDATVVVEGAPTSTLTVSWNAATDAENDPLKYTWQLSTDPTFPLGSATYVKDAASATSFSITTGDLNALLKNTFKIAGGATATFYHRVLVNDGVNSAVASNSNKVNFKRGPVTATEGEVELPAEFAVKGNYPNPFNPSTKISFDLPGNALVGIQVYDIQGRLVMEMPKMAFQGGANQTMNVNAASLQSGTYLYRVTAELTTGKVTQMGRMTLLK